The Osmia bicornis bicornis chromosome 12, iOsmBic2.1, whole genome shotgun sequence genome includes a region encoding these proteins:
- the LOC114871303 gene encoding protein crumbs isoform X2, translating into MRARYVVAVLTSLLVVTDEAPQDIRHKEYDEHPREAYFDGSSFLKLSSFVSVHRHSGLSFRTCDGGRLFMQKYNDDSISLEVTPEGLLFVAIVDQQRYKARLNARLLNNAWNNVNLFFRLGNLTLNAAGHTQVIANATYNSAILTLPDYDMNGSLIVGEGFRGCILQGPGILFNDSINNGAVFGPCPVDNKGCGTGGLGNLGSSSITTMDFCNHEPCMMHGKCVSRQDRYECHCYARYSGNNCQIDNGSPCLSTPCRNGGTCNEDAKGDYSCACKPGFTGTFCESQLGVRLCEQNPCRNDGVCLALTETDYRCECLPGWTGKNCDTNINECSSNPCRHGGICIDGINNYTCICDRTGYEGANCEIDIDECLADPCLNNGICYDNYGGYICHCPNGFEGQNCELNLNECLSNPCTHGGDCVDDVGSYHCNCLPGYAGRHCELRSLCENAACPANSICVEDAHGPQCVCNPGFKGNPPNCTINYCANNPCSNGGTCTSNKDGYNCTCPPEWKGKNCQINVDECLSQPCQNGGTCIDRINGYTCNCTKDFMDENCEREYNACAVNPCLNNGNCTLIPRSRREFVCECPRGFEGKICDINVDDCVDVVCPDGKICVDGIAGYECKCREGYRDPNCTLIVDHCATKPCNGGTCIDLGDHGFECKCKDGYQGQFCEEDVDECKIGGSSLCNNGICVNNDGSYNCFCRPGFSGDHCDIDIDECLCGPCKNNATCIDGINTFECRCPPGYSGKTCDMDVNECESDPCLNGATCVNKIASYMCVCSLGFSGTNCEINIDDCDPSSCLNHGLCIDGINNYTCDCSDTGFEGARCEQNIDDCRSEPCVNGALCIDDIKNYKCQCYAGYTGKNCEVDVNECESSPCQYNGTCLERSNIELYKSDAVTLPSIFNQEFSYANASGYECLCVQGVMGKNCELNINECDSNPCKAGTCVDRIGGYTCECEDGYEGDHCQHDIDECKRYTPCEHGVCIDGRADYTCTCEPEYGGKNCSVELIGCQGNACQNSGTCWPYLVDETIHKFNCTCPNGFHGEVCDYVTTMSLSGRSYVLVNTTRDEGYDIQFRFRTTLPNGLLAIGKGSTFYILELVNGKLNLHSSLLNRWEGVFIGSGLNDSNWQKVFVAINATHLVLSANEEQTIYPISLNEGSNSNHTSFPMTYVGGTTSSLQRLTHGPSFFVGCTEDIVINEEWVYSGTSSTTIYMEHVESGCPRETQCLPNPCKNDGHCTDRWRDFSCKCERPYLGHTCQYNMTAATFGYENITNGYVIVKVSDMARKAVRSIVDISMFIRTRQDRGDIFYLGSEPNPPAESKSQEKTYIAAQLEGGELLVRIQFNGTEAYTVGGVKLNDGNNHLIQVIRNVTLVQVRINGTEYFRKTISASGQLNVTVLYLGGLPQASRYIRQVDNRQIEVSQALQVNFKGIIQDVQISNGTETMVVEFFPLKANDIPTPIQFGNVTFDYNKVLKGVISDNVCVSNPCNHNGTCHVTWNDFWCQCPRGYTGKTCQEMEFCQLQDCPAGSKCQNLDDGYECIANATFNGVNTSFSYVYNQVEERNVTDSTIDSIQITYRSSTGGTLMHIAPRVGDLHFTVYVYKDKITVSWRLDTQNQGVLTFGKSEADGNWTSIILRLNNNSMECSYANSNDENASRVSPNFSFSLWYDLLITGAVTLGGLGSTLSNEHSYVTIGSSKQNLENRNGINENSIDFNERVLTTTSPPHDAKSGEAFKGCLGEVRIGSMLLHYFTYEEVYQNANFTPLEYLALQEDNATHHDNIGCQLCFDSDCKNDGYCLDKANSYICGCPAGYTENDCSFNIDECLDNKCQNGATCVDGIANYTCVCNSGWQGWLCDGDINECVPLNPCQHDGVCMNYPGYFHCECPDQFTGNLCQNFRLITCENQPCKNGGICTDKVNPQTGDNFTCTCMTGYEGSICNIPYCISRKCQNGGKCDFFYETPRCTCLPGYSGMYCEINIDDCAPDAEGNVPCKNDGKCYDGVNNFTCDCSDTGYTGPDCSLDINECQDTTIDCGHGQCENEPGTYRCICEPGYCGYNCGMVNPCKEDYCQNGGTCDCGDDGGYRCQCTAEYTGQNCTETEHFLSSQAMDIAVIVGPIVGCLFLIAAGSLVALFMMARKKRATRGTYSPSAQEFSNPRVEMDNVMKPPPEERLI; encoded by the exons TAGTAGTCACTGACGAAGCGCCGCAGGACATCAGACACAAAGAGTACGATGAACATCCCCGAGAAGCTTACTTCGACGGCTCCTCTTTCCTAAAATTGAGCTCGTTCGTGTCGGTACATAGGCACAGTGGTTTAAGCTTTCGAACCTGCGATGGTGGTCGACTTTTCATGCAGAAGTACAACGATGATTCGATCAGTCTCGAAGTGACTCCAGAAGGACTCCTCTTCGTGGCTATCGTTGATCAACAACGTTATAAAGCAAGACTTAACGCCAGGTTACTCAACAACGCTTGGAACAATGTTAATCTATTTTTTAGACTTGGCAATCTTACTTTAAACGCAGCAGGTCATACACAG GTAATTGCTAATGCCACGTACAACTCTGCGATTCTTACGCTTCCTGACTACGATATGAATGGTTCTCTCATTGTGGGAGAAGGATTCAGAGGATGCATTCTTCAAGGTCCTGGAATTCTTTTTAACGACTCTATCAATAACGGAGCTGTTTTTGGTCCCTGTCCTGTGGATAACAAAGGAT GTGGTACAGGCGGACTCGGAAATCTAGGATCGAGCTCAATCACCACCATGGATTTCTGCAATCATGAGCCATGCATGATGCATGGTAAATGCGTGTCACGGCAGGATCGTTACGAGTGCCACTGTTACGCCCGATATTCCGGCAACAACTGTCAAATTGACAATG GTTCACCGTGTTTGAGTACTCCTTGTCGGAATGGTGGTACGTGTAACGAGGATGCGAAAGGAGATTACAGTTGCGCATGCAAGCCAGGATTCACTGGAACATTCTGCGAATCTCAACTGGGAGTACGACTTTGCGAGCAAAATCCTTGTAGAAATGACGGTGTTTGCTTAGCGCTCACTGAAACCGACTACAGATGCGAATGCTTACCTGGATGGACCGGTAAAAATTGCGATACTAACATCAACGAATGTTCCTCGAATCCCTGCAGACACGGGGGAATTTGCATCGACGGTATCAATAATTACACTTGCATATGCGATAGAACAGG GTACGAAGGTGCAAACTGCGAGATTGATATCGACGAATGCCTAGCGGACCCCTGCCTGAATAATGGTATATGCTACGACAATTATGGTGGTTATATCTGCCATTGTCCGAACGGTTTTGAGGGACAAAACTGTGAATTGAACTTGAACGAGTGCTTATCAAATCCGTGTACACACGGTGGTGATTGCGTGGACGACGTTGGTTCCTATCATTGTAACTGTCTACCCGGATACGCGGGTCGTCACTGCGAGCTCAGAAGTTTATGCGAAAATGCAGCATGCCCGGCGAATAGTATTTGCGTCGAAGATGCTCACGGACCACAATGTGTCTGTAATCCTGGATTCAAGGGCAATCCTCCAAATTGCACTATCAATTACTGTGCCAACAACCCATGTAGCAATGGTGGGACATGCACGAGCAATAAGGATGGATACAATTGTACCTGTCCACCAGAATGGAAAG GTAAGAACTGTCAAATAAACGTGGACGAGTGTTTATCCCAACCTTGCCAGAACGGAGGCACGTGTATCGATCGAATCAACGGGTACACGTGCAACTGCACCAAAGACTTCATGGATGAAAACTGTGAACGCGAGTACAATGCATGCGCGGTAAATCCCTGCCTGAATAATGGAAACTGCACACTGATACCGAGATCGAGGCGGGAATTCGTTTGCGAATGCCCACGGGGTTTCGAGGGAAAGATATGCGATATCAACGTGGACGATTGTGTCGACGTCGTATGTCCTGACGGGAAGATTTGCGTCGACGGTATCGCTGGTTACGAATGCAAATGTCGCGAGGGTTACAGAGATCCTAATTGTACCCTAATCGTCGACCATTGCGCGACGAAACCCTGCAACGGCGGCACGTGCATCGACCTTGGAGACCATGGTTTCGAATGCAAGTGCAAAGACGGATATCAAG GACAATTTTGTGAGGAAGACGTGGACGAATGCAAAATTGGAGGTAGTTCTCTCTGCAATAATGGAATATGCGTGAACAACGATGGCAGTTATAACTGCTTCTGCAGACCGGGATTCTCTGGGGACCACTGCGACATCGACATTGACGAATGTTTATGCGGACCCTGCAAAAACAACGCCACGTGTATCGACGGTATTAACACTTTCGAATGTCGGTGTCCGCCTGGTTACTCCGGGAAAACATGCGACATGGACGTGAACGAATGTGAAAGCGATCCTTGCCTAAACGGTGCGACCTGCGTCAACAAAATCGCTAGTTATATGTGCGTCTGTTCGCTGGGCTTTAGTGGTACAAATTGTGAGATTAATATCGACGATTGCGATCCATCGTCTTGTCTGAATCACGGCCTATGCATCGACGGTATAAACAATTATACCTGTGACTGCAGCGACACAGGTTTCGAAGGTGCACGCTGCGAACAAAATATCGATGATTGCCGATCGGAGCCCTGCGTGAACGGTGCTCTCTGCATAGATGATATTAAGAATTATAAATGTCAGTGTTACGCTGGTTACACTGGGAAAAATTGCGAGGTTGATGTAAACGAATGCGAGAGCTCACCTTGCCAGTATAATGGAACTTGTCTAGAAAGATCCAATATTGAATTATATAAGAGCGATGCGGTGACGTTACCTTCGATATTTAATCAAGAATTTAGTTACGCGAACGCAAGTGG ataCGAATGTCTGTGCGTACAAGGTGTAATGGGTAAAAATTGCGAATTAAATATCAACGAATGCGACAGCAATCCGTGCAAAGCTGGAACTTGCGTAGACCGTATCGGTGGTTACACCTGTGAGTGCGAGGATGGTTATGAAGGTGATCACTGTCAGCACGACATCGACGAATGCAAACGGTACACACCTTGCGAGCACGGTGTATGCATCGATGGAAGGGCTGATTATACTTGTACCTGTGAACCAGAGTACGGTGGCAAGAATTGTTCGGTAGAGCTGATCGGTTGTCAAGGGAATGCTTGTCAGAATAGCGGCACTTGCTGGCCATATCTTGTGGATGAAACGATACATAAATTCAATTGCACCTGTCCAAATGGATTCCACGGAGAAGTCTGTGATTAC GTAACAACAATGTCCTTAAGTGGAAGATCATACGTACTGGTGAATACTACTCGTGACGAGGGATATGATATACAGTTTCGCTTCCGAACAACTCTACCAAATGGACTGCTAGCTATTGGAAAAGGATCAACGTTTTACATCCTTGAACTTGTAAATGGCAAACTGAATCTGCATTCGAGTCTCCTGAACAGGTGGGAGGGTGTATTTATTGGCAGCGGTTTGAACGACTCCAATTGGCAGAAAGTGTTCGTTGCTATCAATGCAACCCATTTAGTACTCTCAGCTAACGAAGAACAAACAATTTATCCTATTAGTCTGAACGAAGGTTCCAATTCTAATCACACATCTTTCCCAATGACTTACGTTGGTGGTACTACCAGCTCTCTTCAAAGATTAACCCATGGCCCATCATTTTTTGTGGGTTGCACCgaggatattgttattaatgaaGAATGG GTATACTCTGGTACCTCATCTACGACCATATATATGGAGCATGTTGAATCAGGTTGTCCAAGAGAAACTCAGTGCTTGCCAAATCCTTGTAAAAATGATGGTCACTGCACTGACAGATGGCGAGACTTTTCTTGCAAATGTGAGCGACCATATCTAGGGCATACCTGCCAATACAACATGACAGCAGCCACATTTGGATACGAGAATATTACAAATGGATACGTGATCGTGAAAGTATCAGATATGGCTAGGAAAGCAGTCAGATCTATTGTCGATATTTCCATGTTCATTCGCACTAGACAAGATAGGGGTGATATATTTTATCTAGGATCAGAACCAAATCCACCAGCTGAGTCAAAGTCTCAAGAGAAAACTTACATAGCGGCTCAGCTGGAAGGAGGTGAATTACTTGTCAGAATTCAGTTCAATGGTACCGAAGCTTACACAGTTGGAGGTGTAAAACTAAATGATGGAAACAATCACCTGATACAAGTAATTAGAAATGTAACGTTGGTTCAAGTAAGGATCAATGGTACTGAATACTTTAGGAAAACCATCAGTGCTTCTGGTCAATTGAACGTGACCGTTTTGTATCTGGGAGGCTTGCCACAAGCGTCCAGATACATACGACAAGTAGATAATCGTCAGATAGAAGTGTCGCAAGCTCTTCAAGTTAATTTCAAGGGTATTATTCAAGATGTTCAAATATCCAATGGCACTGAAACTATGGTTGTTGAATTCTTCCCTCTAAAG GCAAATGACATTCCAACACCGATACAATTTGGCAACGTGACTTTTGATTACAACAAAGTTCTCAAGGGAGTAATATCTGATAATGTCTGCGTAAGCAACCCGTGCAATCACAATGGAACCTGCCATGTCACGTGGAATGACTTTTGGTGTCAGTGTCCACGTGGGTATACCGGGAAGACGTGTCAAGAAATGGAATTCTGTCAATTGCAAGATTGTCCAGCTGGCTCGAAATGCCAGAACTTGGATGACGGCTATGAATGCATCGCTAATGCTACTTTCAACGGAGTAAACACTTCCTTCAGTTACGTCTACAATCAAGTGGAAGAAAGAAACGTGACAGACTCGACGATTGATAGCATTCAAATTACTTATCGTTCGAGTACAGGCGGTACTCTGATGCATATTGCTCCTCGTGTGGGCGACCTGCATTTCACAGTTTACGTTTACAAGGACAAGATCACAGTATCATGGCGTTTGGATACGCAGAACCAAGGAGTATTGACTTTTGGTAAATCTGAAGCTGACGGAAATTGGACATCCATAATATTGAGATTAAACAACAATTCCATGGAGTGTAGCTATGCAAATTCTAATGATGAGAATGCGTCGCGTGTTAGTCCGAATTTTAGTTTCTCCTTATGgtatgatttattaattaccgGGGCGGTCACCCTTGGTGGACTTGGTTCCACCTTGTCTAATGAACACAGCTACGTGACCATCGGTTCTAGTAAACAGAATTTGGAAAATAGAAAtggaattaatgaaaattccaTAGACTTCAATGAACGCGTATTGACCACTACATCACCGCCACATGATGCAAAGTCAG GTGAAGCTTTTAAAGGATGTTTAGGAGAAGTAAGAATTGGCAGCATGCTGCTACATTATTTCACATATGAAGAGGTTTATCAAAATGCTAATTTTACACCATTGGAATATTTAGCATTACAAGAAGATAACGCGACCCATCACGATAATATCGGTTGCCAGCTTTGCTTCGATTCTGATTGCAAAAACGATGGTTATTGTCTGGACAAAGCGAATAGTTACATTTGTGGATGTCCAGCTGGTTACACGGAGAACGATTGTTCGTTTAACATTGACGAATGCCTTGATAATAAGTGTCAAAATGGAGCAACCTGTGTTGATGGAATTGCTAATTACACATGTGTGTGTAATAGTGGATGGCAAGGATGGCT ATGTGATGGCGACATCAATGAATGTGTACCACTCAACCCTTGCCAGCATGATGGAGTATGCATGAATTATCCTGGTTATTTCCATTGTGAATGTCCAGATCAATTCACTGGCAATCTCTGCCAGAATTTCCGTTTGATCACTTGTGAAAATCAACCGTGTAAAAACGGTGGTATTTGCACAGACAAAGTAAATCCGCAAACTGGTGACAATTTCACCTGTACTTGTATGACTGGTTACGAAGGATCAATTTGTAATATTCCTTATTGCATCAGTCGAAAGTGTCAGAACGGTGGCAAATGTGATTTCTTTTACGAG ACACCTCGATGCACTTGTTTGCCTGGGTACTCTGGAATGTACTgtgaaattaatattgatgACTGTGCACCAGATGCAGAAGGAAATGTACCATGTAAAAATGATGGGAAATGTTACGATGGAGTAAACAATTTCACTTGTGACTGTAGCGATACAGGTTACACAGGACCTGATTGTTCTTTGGATATAAATGAATGTCAGGATACAACGATAGATTGTGGTCATGGTCAGTGTGAAAATGAACCAGGAACTTATCGATGTATTTGTGAACCCGGTTATTGTGGATACAATTGTGGAATGGTGAATCCTTGCAAAGag gATTACTGTCAGAATGGAGGTACATGCGACTGTGGAGATGACGGTGGTTACAGGTGTCAGTGTACAGCAGAGTACACTGGTCAAAATTGCACAGAG ACGGAACACTTTTTGAGCAGTCAAGCGATGGACATAGCAGTTATAGTTGGTCCTATCGTTGGATGTCTCTTCCTGATCGCAGCAGGCTCTTTAGTTGCATTATTTATGATGGCTAGGAAGAAACGAGCGACTAGGGGTACATATAGTCCAAGTGCTCAAGAATTTAGTAATCCACGAGTAGAAATGGACAATGTAATGAAACCACCACCAGAAGAGAGATTGATCTAA